One genomic window of Cercospora beticola chromosome 5, complete sequence includes the following:
- a CDS encoding uncharacterized protein (antiSMASH:Cluster_9) — protein sequence MAPLWRTATAMLTAASFGTQAFAQEERASLKIEISTSEGILNGSTNGRIVLLFAPAGTDPLEDTDVTSSSDLFFGKNVYNFTTGDTVTLSGGSNNNTDFGVYGWPDVSLSDVPSGDYTIQALLNQYETVTRSDGSQVSVRFPCGDGAVPLAGPGSLTTSPTNVTVSGSDQIIQLNFDSVVPPIQFNGTEIGGCSQGNYEDTELLKHVKIRSDVLSTFWNRDIYVGANIRLPFGYDANDTNTRYPLLYEQSHWVAGDSDDSTFANTWNQGTIPGVNGTAGRPTPKLILVTIRHETPFYDDSYGVNTANIGPWGDAINDELIPEIDRLFNTIAAPYGRIQSGGSTGGWISIANVIFRPDLYAQENHWELTQGTSSRSFLQWDVWNAVFGAQGLNGYPLEPWDKVTGEIYPEAVEYWKPMDLSSYVTSNWDNEKNLGEVLRNRLFVYVGTWDNYFLNEGVMEFQKNVESKGGPGWANFTYIEKATHGGQYQRRDRWDFLELVVESSKNIAPDGKTPLPATDASARGNLWEEVVARGGHQAALDRQAAPTITTKVRAYGRRFAEANAGRWDPGVKLEAQWLINGQPTNDPRDTVSVGLNETLQYEPTIRKHNVTTFQLALEVTGTKRGYKTETRVSPSVELCA from the exons ATGGCCCCTCTGTGGCGCACTGCGACTGCCATGCTTACGGCGGCCAGCTTCGGAACACAGGCATTcgcacaagaagaaagagccaGCCTAAAAATTGAGATCTCGACATCAGAAGGAATCCTCAATGGAAGCACCAATGGCAGGATTGTTTTGCTATTCGCGCCAGCAGGCACGGATCCTCTTGAAGACACCGACGTAACCTCATCTTCCGACTTGTTCTTCGGCAAAAACGTCTACAACTTTACGACCGGAGACACAGTCACTCTTTCTGGAggaagcaacaacaacacagaCTTTGGCGTATATGGATGGCCCGATGTATCTTTGAGCGATGTCCCATCCGGCGACTACACGATCCAGGCTCTTCTCAATCAATACGAGACGGTAACACGGAGTGATGGTTCGCAAGTCAGCGTTCGGTTTCCGTGTGGCGATGGAGCAGTACCTCTTGCTGGACCTGGCAGTCTCACCACATCACCGACCAATGTTACAGTATCAGGCAGCGACCAGATCATTCAGCTTAACTTCGACAGCGTGGTGCCACCTATCCAGTTTAATGGCACTGAAATTGGAGGATGCTCTCAAGGCAACTATGAAGACACAGAGCTCCTGAAGCACGTCAAGATCCGGAGCGATGTGCTGAGCACTTTTTGGAACAGAGATAT CTACGTTGGCGCAAATATCAGGCTACCTTTCGGATACGATGCAAATGACACCAACACTCGATATCCCTTGCTATACGAACAATCTCACTGGGTCGCTGGAGACAGCGATGACAGCACATTTGCAAATACTTGGAACCAAGGAACGATTCCCGGGGTCAACGGCACAGCAGGACGACCAACACCGAAACTCATTCTCGTCACGATCCGCCACGAAACTCCATTTTACGACGACTCATACGGGGTGAACACGGCCAACATTGGTCCCTGGGGTGATGCGATCAATGATGAGCTGATACCCGAAATCGACAGACTTTTCAACACTATAGCTGCCCCATATGGGCGCATTCAGTCAGGAGGTTCGACTGGTGGCTGGATTTCCATCGCAAATGTCATATTCCGACCTGATCTTTACG CCCAGGAGAATCATTGGGAGCTGACTCAAGGTACTTCTTCTCGCTCATTCTTGCAATGGGACGTTTGGAACGCTGTCTTTGGTGCGCAAGGACTCAATGGATATCCTCTTGAGCCTTGGGACAAGGTTACTGGGGAGATATATCCAGAG GCAGTCGAGTACTGGAAGCCAATGGATTTGTCAAGTTATGTAACCAGCAACTGGGACAACGAAAAGAACCTTGGCGAAGTACTACGCAACCGGCTCTTCGTTTACGTTGGCACTTGGGATAATTACTTCCTGAATGAAGGCGTCATGGAATTCCAAAAGAACGTCGAATCCAAGGGCGGTCCTGGATGGGCTAACTTCACCTACATCGAAAAGGCAACTCATGGAGGCCAGTATCAACGAAGAGACAGATGGGATTTCCTGGAGCTCGTCGTCGAATCTAGCAAGAATATTGCACCTGACGGAAAAACACCACTGCCTGCTACAGACGCTTCTGCGCGAGGCAACTTGTGGGAGGAGGTCGTGGCACGCGGAGGCCATCAAGCTGCACTCGACAGGCAAGCTGCGCCCACGATCACAACGAAAGTCCGTGCTTATGGCAGGCGCTTCGCTGAGGCAAATGCAGGACGATGGGATCCTGGTGTCAAGCTCGAGGCACAGTGGTTGATCAATGGCCAGCCGACGAACGATCCTCGTGATACAGTCTCCGTGGGATTGAACGAGACGCTTCAATACGAACCGACGATCAGAAAGCACAACGTGACAACGTTCCAATTGGCATTGGAAGTCACGGGGACGAAGCGTGGGTACAAGACAGAGACAAGAGTCAGTCCAAGTGTTGAATTGTGCGCTTGA
- a CDS encoding uncharacterized protein (antiSMASH:Cluster_9) yields the protein MRSLLSNWPLWLGSLAHAAAEQNDAPTVSQSTITGVAGPIGQNATPLPNITNPYVKPAKPNGLDTEQPNMILFMPDQLRYDAVGAFGSQVAKTPNIDAFAAEAYLSPRGDFYAENATELGVNEYGFLTELTLPDFTRESFKGDQNDIWNRLFYLGKRNETEAIDYDAAMIRGMVSRVDHQFGLIVNKTKDLGLWNKTVTFFFTDHGEFLGDYELIEKWPSGVSDNLVHEPLIVGGGGLPRGVVFEEMAEMTDLVPTMLQLGTVNETYAHYGLSLVNAIHAAGRGEIIHHRNFSFTEGGFLLSDEPVLEQSPFPYDIKAALQHNDTALVGQALAVRNREWTYVYRLYEEDELYSRLNDAHELHNLAAEPEYQRICDEFRQEALRFLFSTPATMTWYADERKPDVDLSSPYEQYIERCKGNCEFNDSWPTVLDAKEEL from the exons ATGCGTTCACTTCTGTCGAACTGGCCGCTCTGGCTAGGTTCTCTGGCTCACGCGGCAGCCGAGCAAAATGACGCGCCCACAGTTTCACAAAGTACTATCACCGGCGTCGCTGGCCCGATCGGACAAAATGCAACACCTCTGCCGAATATCACAAATCCATACGTTAAGCCTGCCAAGCCAAATGGACTGGATACGGAACAGCCAAACATGATATTATTCATGCCCGATCAGCTCAGATACGATGCTGTTGGCGCCTTTGGAAGCCAAGTAGCAAAGACCCCAAACATCGATGCATTTGCGGCCGAGG CGTATCTCTCTCCAAGAGGCGATTTCTACGCCGAGAATGCTACTGAACTTGGTGTCAACGAATATGGCTTCCTTACGGAATTGACTCTACCCGACTTCACCAGAGAAAGCTTCAAGGGAGACCAAAATGACATATGGAACCGCCTGTTCTACTTGGGCAAGCGCAACGAGACAGAAGCGATTGACTATGATGCTGCAATGATTAGAG GAATGGTCAGTCGCGTCGATCACCAGTTCGGTCTTATCGTGAACAAGACCAAAGATCTCGGTCTGTGGAACAAAACTGTGACGTTCTTCTTTACCGACCATGGCGAGTTTCTTGGCGACTACGAACTTATTGAGAAATGGCCGTCGGGCGTCTCCGACAATCTCGTACATGAGCCTCTTATCGTTGGAGGTGGCGGACTGCCTCGTGGCGTAGTCTTCGAGGAAATGGCAGAGATGACGGATCTGGTTCCAACCATGCTTCAGCTTGGTACCGTGAACGAGACGTATGCGCATTACGGACTGTCATTGGTCAATGCTATCCATGCTGCAGGACGAGGCGAGATCATTCATCATCGCAATTTCTCCTTTACAGAAGGCGGATTCCTTTTGAGCGACGAACCCGTTCTCGAACAGAGCCCATTTCCATACGACATCAAGGCTGCATTACAACACAACGACACCGCGCTCGTGGGCCAGGCTCTAGCCGTGAGAAACAGAGAGTGGACATACGTCTACCGCTTgtacgaggaagacgagctgTACTCTCGACTGAACGATGCTCATGAGCTGCACAATCTGGCTGCCGAACCAGAATATCAGCGCATTTGCGATGAGTTTAGGCAGGAAGCTCTCAGGTTTCTATTCAGCACACCAGCTACCATGACATGGTATGCTGACGAGCGGAAGCCGGACGTGGACTTGTCCAGCCCGTACGAGCAGTACATTGAGAGGTGCAAGGGCAATTGCGAGTTCAATGACAGTTGGCCAACTGTGCTGGATGCGAAAGAGGAGCTTTGA
- a CDS encoding uncharacterized protein (antiSMASH:Cluster_9) has product MALTTRSATTAACSSCRQWILRSFIASIGGTAAAPRHQRRTFAASTTRWREEHALNDINTGFSAAPRRRLNDNDPIQGSTPVRSKSREEVHEYEVTGEQLQEMQELEEAIAKEQAQAKAQRRAERAAKEDSEDVEGNAATEQTEHVPWYLQVQSPLPPTESSLSARQRIPDLPSHPPSLLEPLLQQVSVDLGMDDLTLLDLRELDPPPALGANLFMLIGTARSEKHLHVSADKLCRWLRSNHNLTPFADGLLGRQELKVKLRRRAKRARLMSAVGAKGTNDTELDEGIRTGWVCVNIGRIEGGELPKTEAEIEAESKIVGFGTRTTGCHVVVQLMTEEKRGELDLEKLWTGMLNRSRKAKEELFRKEEEEPTIAEEAQTTRNHEDTERKAVGDTVLFSPPHVGSRETHQEARI; this is encoded by the coding sequence ATGGCATTGACAACGAGAAGCGCAACAACGGCGGCGTGTAGCAGCTGTAGGCAATGGATCTTACGATCATTCATCGCCAGCATTGgtgggacagcagcagcaccacgccATCAACGACGGACATTCGCCGCATCGACAACGAGATGGCGAGAGGAGCATGCCTTGAACGATATCAACACCGGGTTCTCGGCTGCCCCCAGGAGACGACTGAATGATAACGATCCTATTCAAGGATCGACTCCAGTGAGATCCAAGAGCCGTGAGGAAGTGCACGAGTACGAAGTCACGGGCGAGCAACTGCAAGAGATGCAGGAATTGGAGGAAGCCATCGCCAAGGAGCAAGCACAAGCGAAGGCGCAGCGGAGGGCGGAAAGGGCGGCAAAGGAAGACAGTGAGGATGTCGAAGGAAATGCAGCAACCGAACAGACGGAGCATGTCCCCTGGTATCTCCAAGTCCAGTCGCCTCTTCCACCGACAGAGTCCAGCTTATCTGCTCGTCAACGGATACCAGACCTCCCATCCCACCCTCCTAGCCTCCTCGAGCCCCTTCTGCAGCAGGTCTCCGTCGACCTGGGCATGGACGACCTTACACTTCTCGATCTGCGCGAGCTAGATCCTCCGCCAGCCCTAGGTGCCAATCTCTTTATGCTTATAGGAACAGCGCGCTCGGAAAAGCATCTACATGTTTCCGCAGACAAACTCTGCAGATGGTTGCGCTCGAATCATAATCTCACACCCTTCGCAGATGGCCTGCTTGGACGACAGGAGCTCAAAGTCAAGCTTCGACGAAGAGCGAAGCGAGCTCGGCTGATGAGTGCAGTGGGCGCGAAGGGCACGAACGATACAGAGCTCGACGAAGGCATCAGGACAGGTTGGGTTTGCGTCAATATTGGCAGGAtcgaaggaggagagttgCCGAAGACAGAAGCTGAGATTGAAGCAGAGAGCAAGATTGTAGGGTTTGGAACAAGGACAACTGGCTGTCATGTTGTTGTGCAATTGATGACAGAAGAGAAGCGAGGAGAGCTAGACTTGGAGAAACTTTGGACAGGCATGTTAAACAGAAGTCGCAAAGCGAAAGAAGAATTGTTCaggaaggaggaagaagagccgACCATTGCCGAAGAGGCACAGACTACACGAAACCACGAAGACACGGAGAGGAAAGCGGTGGGTGATACTGTGCTGTTTTCGCCACCGCATGTGGGATCTCGCGAAACACACCAAGAGGCTCGAATATGA
- a CDS encoding uncharacterized protein (antiSMASH:Cluster_9) — protein sequence MLSTVFTTVLTLAAFAPAAEAQTWRIILVSDKSLSDAEEEELFAFVDAGGESGDLPNHFIKFVK from the exons ATGCTGTCCACCGTCTTCACCACAGTACTCACTCTGGCCGCCTTTGCCCCAGCTGCAGAGGCCCAGACCTGGAGAATCATACTTGTTTCTGACAAAA GTCTTTCTGAtgccgaggaggaagaacttTTCGCGTTCGTCGATGCTGGAGGTGAGAGCGGAGATTTGCCAAATCATTTCATCAAATTCGTCAAGTGA
- a CDS encoding mitochondrial 37S ribosomal protein uS5m (BUSCO:EOG092634G9~antiSMASH:Cluster_9), translating into MSTSKAYQCLSCRLKNVSLDAANTTSRRAFSTSPSHQRRVRNNLRRSPAQQPEADAIRDRLRPYTAREKKLLALKYTPEQMEAIEAGEKAISSEDLLQQGRFRTDPMRLDYIDDFASVRPVVDATTGQLKEMNSSQLHEGQQSTLGAALSSAKSRKDKGRKEDQEETDPHMLRLSQQTGLSRDEIRKIRVKNLVSHRVVNQTRMGKIQSLYFLTIAGNQNGMLGIGEGKAAEDEDGRRQAMMNAIRNMKPIPRYEERTIYGEVEGKVGASVVKLSARPPGFGNRCQHLIFELARAAGISDLAARTPRSRNKMNVVKAAFEALTNQRLPEDVAKARGKKMVDVRGVYYGGLVH; encoded by the exons ATGTCGACGTCCAAGGCCTATCAGTGCCTCTCGTGCAGGCTGAAAAATGTCTCTCTTGATGCTGCCAACACGACTTCCCGCCGCGCCTTTAGTACTTCGCCCTCGCACCAGCGCCGCGTTCGCAACAACCTCCGCCGCTCTCCCGCCCAACAACCCGAAGCAGATGCCATCCGGGACCGTCTACGGCCCTACACTGctcgcgagaagaagctgcttgctCTGAAATACACTCCGGAGCAGATGGAGGCCATCGAGGCTGGAGAAAAGGCGATTTCCTCCGAGGACCTCCTCCAACAAGGACGCTTCCGCACTGATCCTATGCGCCTGGACTACATTGATGACTTTGCTAGTGTCCGACCGGTCGTTGACGCTACCACGGGCCAGCTAAAGGAGATGAACAGCTCACAATTGCACGAAGGGCAGCAAAGCACACTTGGTGCAGCATTGAGCAGTGCGAAATCGAGAAAGGACAAGGGGCGGAAGGAGGATCAGGAAGAGACAGATCCGCATATGTTGAGATTGTCACAACAGACAGGCCTGAGCAGGGACGAGATTCGAAAGATACGCGTCAAGAATCTGGTCAGTCATCGCGTGGTGAACCAGACGCGCATGGGCAAGATCCAGAGTTTGTACTTTTTGACCATTGCCGGAAATCAGAACGGCATGCTGGGCATTGGAGAGGGAAAGGCtgcggaagatgaagatgggaGACGGCAGGCCATGATGAACGCCATTCGCAATATGAAGCCCATCCCGCGCTATGAGGAGAGGACGATATACGGTGAGGTTGAGGGCAAAGTGGGAGCGAGTGTTGTTAAATTGAGTGCCCGACCACCTG GGTTCGGCAACCGCTGTCAGCATCTGATCTTCGAACTGGCCAGAGCCGCTGGAATTTCGGATCTTGCTGCCCGTACGCCACGATCACGGAACAAGATGAATGTCGTCAAGGCAGCTTTCGAGGCTCTCACGAATCAACGACTACCAGAAGATGTCGCAAAGGCACGAGGGAAGAAGATGGTCGATGTGAGGGGTGTATATTACGGAGGGCTTGTACACTAA
- a CDS encoding uncharacterized protein (SMCOG1199:NmrA family protein~antiSMASH:Cluster_9) — protein sequence MGSDLKLIFVVGGTGAQGLPIVNTLSACGRYAVRVLTRNKNSERAKQLAQLPNVELFEGQQTSQKDLHAGFKGAWGAWVNTDGFTIGEKNELFYGCRAYEIARDEGVKHYIYAATDFALKDTDWDETYHWGHNDAKGRVLDYISAQGQNGAMTSSSVITGPYMDMLYDGMFVPQEQEDGSLVWANPAEDGKIPLIAVEDGGPYALWMFDNVKESAGLFLKVATDEVSFADIAKTFTKVTGRPAKHVQVPLADFLAKAEPYPNAPANFAAGPNVPRDESMMTFIENFTPWWKFWGQGKAVKRDFALLDKIHPNRLKSLEEWMKRHNYDGKPKSILKGAKDLRDMAAAMQAAQKQE from the exons ATGGGTTCAGATCTTAAGTTGATCTTTGTGGTGGGAGGCACCGGCGCTCAGGGCCTTCCCATCGTAAACA CACTGTCAGCCTGCGGCCGTTACGCCGTGCGAGTCCTCACACGCAACAAAAACTCCGAACGCGCCAAGCAGCTAGCTCAACTGCCAAAcgtcgagctcttcgagGGTCAGCAGACCAGCCAGAAAGATCTACACGCGGGCTTCAAGGGAGCTTGGGGAGCATGGGTCAACACCGATGGTTTCACAATTGGAGAGAAGAACGAATTGTTCTACGGCTGCCGAGCATACGAGATTGCTCGGGACGAGGGTGTCAAGCACTACATTTACGCGGCGACTGATTTCGCGTTGAAGGATACGGACTGGGACGAGACGTATCACTGGGGCCACAACGATGCCAAAGGCCGAGTGTTGGACTACATTTCTGCCCAAGGCCAGAACGGAGCGATGACCAGCTCATCGGTGATTACTGGACCTTACATGGACATGCTTTACGATGGCATGTTTGTGCCTCAGGAGCAGGAAGACGGCTCTCTCGTGTGGGCCAACCCAGCGG AGGACGGCAAAATTCCGTTGATCGCTGTCGAGGATGGTGGTCCCTATGCGCTCTGGATGTTCGACAACGTTAAAGAATCAGCAGGTCTCTTCCTCAAAGTCGCAACCGACGAAGTCAGTTTCGCAGACATTGCCAAGACATTCACAAAAGTGACCGGCAGACCCGCAAAACACGTCCAAGTGCCCCTTGCAGACTTCCTCGCCAAAGCCGAGCCTTACCCTAACGCACCCGCTAACTTCGCCGCTGGACCTAACGTTCCTCGCGATGAGTCCATGATGACTTTCATTGAGAACTTCACACCTTGGTGGAAGTTTTGGGGCCAGGGAAAGGCTGTAAAGCGAGACTTTGCGCTTTTGGATAAGATTCACCCTAACAGGCTCAAGTCGTTGGAAGAGTGGATGAAGAGACATAATTATGATGGGAAGCCGAAATCTATATTGAAAGGAGCGAAGGATTTGAGGGATATGGCGGCTGCGATGCAGGCGGCACAGAAGCAAGAGTAG
- a CDS encoding uncharacterized protein (SMCOG1262:haloalkane dehalogenase~antiSMASH:Cluster_9~MEROPS:MER0031617) produces MFRILAFAILILSIMSATNAQSCQPWEGFVENNGVRTHYRAAGSGPLLLLVHGFPDNSDTFYHQVPELSKHYTVVTPRLRGFPPSDVPDDEDAYALPNVVGDLVTLIMHFNARQVILGGHDFGAAAIQVLALSKPELVSGLLLMNPPILPRFQELINFDPEQQKASEYTIHFQKYQIGDDKEVVDKAKFIRDPARRKEIEEYLTASPINGMMAYYKKNYPAPPYGQTSPLQNASYSVPSLILWGVEDEYFIPKMVDGIPKVFPGGARLVTFPKAGHWVFQDEPRKVNREIASWLDELKLQE; encoded by the exons ATGTTTCGCATACTGGCATTCGCCATCCTTATCTTGTCTATCATGTCTGCCACCAACGCGCAATCCTGTCAGCCCTGGGAGGGGTTCGTTGAAAACAATGGCGTTCGCACGCACTACCGCGCAGCTGGCTCCGGTCCTCTTCTACTGCTCGTTCACGG GTTCCCAGATAACTCGGACACCTTCTACCACCAAGTCCCAGAACTGTCGAAGCATTATACCGTTGTAACTCCAAGACTTCGCGGATTTCCACCCAGCGATGTAccggacgacgaagacgcctATGCCTTGCCAAACGTCGTAGGGGACCTTGTCACACTCATCATGCACTTCAATGCCCGACAAGTCATCCTGGGCGGCCATGACTTCGGTGCAGCAGCCATTCAGGTTCTAGCACTTTCGAAACCAGAGCTCGTCTCCGGTCTACTTCTGATGAACCCACCTATCCTTCCACGGTTCCAGGAATTAATCAATTTCGATCCCGAGCAACAGAAGGCCTCCGAGTACACAATCCACTTCCAGAAGTACCAGATCGGCGACGACAAAGAAGTGGTGGATAAGGCCAAATTCATCAGAGATCCCGCGCGTCGTAAGGAGATCGAAGAATATCTAACCGCATCTCCAATAAACGGCATGATGGCATATTACAAGAAGAACTATCCTGCGCCGCCATATGGTCAGACATCTCCATTGCAAAATGCGTCGTACTCAGTCCCGTCGTTGATCCTTTGGGGCGTGGAGGACGAATACTTCATCCCAAAGATGGTAGACGGCATTCCAAAGGTTTTCCCCGGCGGAGCACGTCTGGTCACTTTTCCGAAAGCGGGACATTGGGTATTCCAGGACGAGCCACGGAAAGTGAATCGAGAAATAGCTTCTTGGCTGGACGAGTTGAAACTGCAGGAGTGA
- a CDS encoding uncharacterized protein (antiSMASH:Cluster_9), whose translation MQLILLATLAASALASPIVERGPAHNGVATFFYQNGNAGSCGEYHKDSDYIVAISDKSPFTYNAHCGQTVTIKNTGGGDNNYGVGKTISAKVVDTCPTCNKDHLDLSTGAFKALTGGQLDPPGQFNIQWHLN comes from the exons ATGCAGTTGATTCTCCTAGCTACCCTTGCGGCTTCTGCCCTTGCCTCTCCCATTGTCGAAAGAGGACCAGCCCACAATG GAGTCGCCACTTTCTTCTATCAAAACGGCAACGCAGGCTCCTGCGGCGAGTACCACAAAGACAGCGATTACATCGTAGCCATCAGCGACAAGTCTCCATTCACTTACAATG CACACTGCGGTCAAACCGTCACCATCAAGAACACTGGCGGCGGTGACAACAACTATGGCGTTGGGAAGAC TATCTCCGCCAAAGTCGTAGACACATGCCCAACTTGCAACAAGGACCATCTCGATTTGTCGACGGGCGCTTTCAAGGCTTTGACTGGTGGTCAGCTTGATCCTCCAGGACAGTTCAACATCCAG TGGCACCTTAACTAG